The following nucleotide sequence is from Drosophila simulans strain w501 chromosome 3L, Prin_Dsim_3.1, whole genome shotgun sequence.
TTATAGGTATCTAAATTGTTATATACATCTATTGCTTgcaagaaataaatttttcttaatatatttttttagccAATATTTAATAGTTCTGTTGttctaaattaatatttctctCTCACGTTCCACTGTAGTGTTAATAGAACTTTTACAGCGATGTTCGTTTTCTTATGAACCGGTTCATCGCAGTGCGCCTATCGTTCCAAATTGACAGACGTCAAAATCTCCACGTGAGTGTGCACAAATTTGAAGTCACTCGGTGTAGTTaggaagaaataaaattcgaGAATGGCTGCTACACCTGCAAATCCCCCAATGGACGACGAGCGAGTGAAGGCGCTGACCAATTACCGTGCCAGGCTCCTGCAGCACCGCGAGATCGAATCCAAATTGAAGGCTTTGCGGGACAAGTACAAGGTCGTGAATGCCCAGTATGAGAAGTCCGAGGACGATCTGAAGGCTCTCCAGAGTGTGGGTCAGATGGTCGGGGAAGTTCTGAAGCAGCTCACCCCGGACAACTTCATCGTGAAGGCATCGAACGGACCGCGCTACGTGGTCGGATGTCGCCGGCAGATTAACAAGGAGAAGCTAAAGCCCGGCACACGTGTCGCCCTGGATGTGACCACTCTCACCATCATGCGCTATTTGCCGCGGGAAGTCGATCCCCTGGTGTACAACATGACCCATGAAGATCCCGGAAACGTGAACTACGCTGAAATCGGTGGACTTGGTCAGCAAATACGCGAGCTTCGCGAGGTCATTGAACTGCCGCTACTAAATCCAGATATTTTCCTACGCGTGGGAATAAGTCCGCCCAAGGGATGTCTGCTCTACGGACCACCTGGCACCGGAAAAACTCTCCTGGCCCGCGCCATCGCCTCCCAGATGGACGCCAACTTCCTGAAGGTCAGTGCATTAGattttacattacattaaatattaatattttaatattttttctaaaaaaCCTCACCCGAAGGTCGTTTCCTCTGCAATTGTGGACAAGTACATTGGCGAGAGTGCCCGACTGATCCGGGAGATGTTTGCCTACGCCCGTGACCACCAGCCGTGTATCATATTCATGGACGAGATTGACGCAATCGGTGGTCGCCGCTTCTCGGAGGGAACATCCGCCGACCGAGAGATCCAGCGCACGCTGATGGAACTGCTTAACCAGATGGATGGATTCGATGCCCTTGGCCAGGTGAAAATGATCATGGCCACCAATCGTCCGGACACACTCGATCCGGCTCTGCTGCGTCCTGGACGACTTGATCGCAAACTGGAAATTCCGCTGCCCAACGAAGTGGCGCGCATGGACATTCTCAAGATTCACGCCGAACCACTGAACAAACGCGGCGAAATCGACTATGAGGCGGTGGTTAAGCTCTCCGATTTGTTCAATGGCGCCGATCTACGGAACATTTGCACGGAAGCCGGGCTCTTTGCCCTTCGCTGTGATAGGGAGTTTGTCATTCAAGAGGATTTCATGAAGGCCGTCCGCAAAATATCGGACAACAAGAAGCTGGAGTCGCGTCTGGATTACAAGCCTATTTAGAAAGCTCGGGAGGCCAATAGGAgttaacaaatttatatattagcCATTTATATATGCCCATTAAACCGTAAAACCCTAAAGACTTATGATGATATATAATTTTCTAACTTAATCCTAATTGATGAAAGGATTCAATTTTTGATAGTAGAGGGATGCGTTTCCGACCCAATGaagtaataaatatacttGACCAGAAACACCAGCCGTACGAACACTGTAATTTCTGATTAATGGATATCAGAAAGTTCAAAATTTCATGTATGTACACTGATAtaggttttttatttgcaaataattaatactttACGAACAGCTGGAAAATGCCAAGCAGTTAAGAGGAACAAGCTCCATAAACTAAGTGAGTTGCGCTGCAGTTTTGCGTGACTACGTCGAAATACTTATCCCCACAGCTTATGGGAGTGGTTTCCCGGCCATCGACGCATTCGATGTAGTGGTGGCATCCATCGATTTCGGCCACTTCGAAGCCATCCTTGCGACCATCACATCTATCGTAGTCGCATTTCTGGCTCTCGCGCGGCATGCACGCCTGTCGTTCCTGGTTGAAGAAGTTGTTCTCGTCGCACTGCTGGAATATGGGATCGGTATCGGGGATACCGGAGCCGAAATCGCGGCAGTAGTAGTATCCGCGACATGTGGCCATATCCGAAACGAATTTGTTGCGCACCGCCAGTTTCTTGTTGCCACACACCTCATCTGGCAGCGGATGGTTTTCGCAGATAACATCCTTTTTCTGCACACAAGTTCCGGTGGCCACGTTGTAATACAGTCCATTTTCGCATGTATTTACCACCATGCCCTTAGTGCTGCTGCACGTATAGTACTTGTGGCAGTTGGCATCATCGCGGAATGGTGTGCTTGTGGGCGCAACGTCGCATATCTCATATTTGGCGCCACAAACTGTGTCCTCCGGATAGACGCACCGCTTGCTTACTTGATCGAAGTACATTCCCAGGTTGCATGTTCCTTGGCCCAACAACGCATCCGCATCACAGTAGTACCAGTTGGCACAATTTATGGTATCACCAATATAGCCAGTTCCAGCATCCTTGCATATTTTGCTTGTATCGCAGTAAGTATCCGCGGACGCTTGGCATGAACCCTTGGATTTACTGTAGTACGGCTTAGAGCCCGAACACGTTATACCTGGTGTTGATTCAAAGTTTTGGCAAAAGATCGATTCGCTGCAGGATCCGGGCTTCAAGAGTTGGGTACCATCCATGAAAAGTCGACAGATATCGTCGGTGGCGTTTAAGTAACGCGTTTGGGTGCTCAGATGAACCATCACGGCCAGCAGCAAGGCTTGAAGGACCACAGAACTAGGAAGTCCTGCAACATTTCATACAAATTACATCCGTTTCTATGTTTTAACCGAATGGTCAGGGGACTACCTCGCATTTTGAAATACCTCTTCCGTCACTTTAACTCAGATCAATTCAACTAACAATTGGCAAGAGTCAGCTGTGCCTTTTATAGTCGCAACTACAAGATTAACCCATTTGGAAGACAGTAATTTACTACACCGAAATATGATTAGATTTGGCTCTTGTCACAAACAGAGATCACcggtttttcaattaaatttcttgGTGACGGTCTAGCACACAGTACCTTCAATAAGTTTACGTTTTCCTGAAATATAATCATTTAAAGTAATTCTTTTCCAGAAAAAGGGTCAATATATACAGCAGCAATGTGGAATATAATGATGGTTACAACTTGGCGTTCaatacttaattttttttgtattgcatattatttttgttttatttgtatctGCCTTCACTGAAACGATAATCTTGTTAAGCAACATGGATGTTAattaaagcttaaaaatataagcCAACATACTGAATATAGCAATGCTCTtttcctttaaaaaaaataaatttttatggTAATCCGAAAAAAGAATTGGCTTATTACTATATAgccaaataatttttttaatgagcAAGTTAATTGTtcaatgatttaaaaaaaaggtagTCGATATGGGGACTCAAGGTCAGATATTGGTACTTCCTTAAAGAAATATCACGCCCAAACAGGTGTGAGTATTTATGGGCGTCTGTTGAGATAAGAATGCTATTAATGTCAAATTACTTAACCgtctataatatatattctataaatatgttttggaGCAAAGATAGCTGAGGGCTAGGAATCTTAAGGTGATCAGTAAAAGTCagtaaaaaatgtacaaactgacacatatttttatattgcTTAGAAAAAGATCAGAATCTCATATGTAGGGTTTCATTTTCAatcttttaattaatgtttttaaaggATTTACTAAACTTGACTTGATGTAGTTAGTCCACTGTACTTTTTAGACAAGAAATTCGAGAAGGAGTGTCCCCGGATATAATAAATTCCTGGATCCACAATAGGTGCCTGATTGtgggaaatcaataaaacgtTTGTGTCAACTAAGAAGTCGTGTCACACTTTTTGCCATATCAGCGATAAGAAATCTATTCCCATTGATGACACAGCAATTGTTGTTTACTCATTCTGATCGGTGACTAAAGACCCGGTCAACGAGCTGGCTTGCACTTCATTGGCTTCTTTCGGCAGCGCGGTTGCAACTTGGCACTCACTGCACATTCATTTGAGTTAATGGTTTTTGCtttaaattcgattttcgAGTGTTCCCATTGAGTTATTTAACAGCACATTTGAAGTTCGCTTTGATTTGACACTTCGCTGATTGTTTCTTATCAAAAGCACTGATTTCGAATGGTGCTAGAGTTGAATTGAGTGGGTTTTCCTGATATCTATGCACCAATCGATCTCAGTTCTTCGATTCGAAGTGGCTGGGCAAGCTGGTAGCTCCTGTTTCCGATCCTGAACCCTTTGGACTGAAGATACCGACTGAGAGCCGCCGTACTAACAACGATCGCTTGCGAGTCAAGTCGAGTGCCTCTGATGACTGTGTATAACACAGGCGCGACCTCTGTTTAAATCTGAGAAACCTGTTACACCTGAGAAGATTTTTATAATAGAGGCTGTATGGGTGCGATGTCAGATCCACTCATATTTCCGCTGGCCCGTCTTTTGTTGTCCCATGTTGGCCTCAGACGCGCCCTGAGCACAACATCTCCAGTGTAATGGACACCGAAGAGTCTAAGCCTTTCCAACTCAAGTGCCTGGGCCATAGAAGCACTTTTGCTCTCCTTTCTTCCATTTAGGCCTCCCCAACTTTGGTAATTTAATTCAAGCGTACTTGGCTAACGTTTGAATAATTAGAATTGCATTGTCTTTAGTTTCATGTGGAGAGTCGTCGAGCAGGAAGCCTCTCACCGCAGTCTTCTTC
It contains:
- the LOC6737741 gene encoding 26S proteasome regulatory subunit 10B → MAATPANPPMDDERVKALTNYRARLLQHREIESKLKALRDKYKVVNAQYEKSEDDLKALQSVGQMVGEVLKQLTPDNFIVKASNGPRYVVGCRRQINKEKLKPGTRVALDVTTLTIMRYLPREVDPLVYNMTHEDPGNVNYAEIGGLGQQIRELREVIELPLLNPDIFLRVGISPPKGCLLYGPPGTGKTLLARAIASQMDANFLKVVSSAIVDKYIGESARLIREMFAYARDHQPCIIFMDEIDAIGGRRFSEGTSADREIQRTLMELLNQMDGFDALGQVKMIMATNRPDTLDPALLRPGRLDRKLEIPLPNEVARMDILKIHAEPLNKRGEIDYEAVVKLSDLFNGADLRNICTEAGLFALRCDREFVIQEDFMKAVRKISDNKKLESRLDYKPI
- the LOC6737742 gene encoding peritrophin-48, with protein sequence MRGLPSSVVLQALLLAVMVHLSTQTRYLNATDDICRLFMDGTQLLKPGSCSESIFCQNFESTPGITCSGSKPYYSKSKGSCQASADTYCDTSKICKDAGTGYIGDTINCANWYYCDADALLGQGTCNLGMYFDQVSKRCVYPEDTVCGAKYEICDVAPTSTPFRDDANCHKYYTCSSTKGMVVNTCENGLYYNVATGTCVQKKDVICENHPLPDEVCGNKKLAVRNKFVSDMATCRGYYYCRDFGSGIPDTDPIFQQCDENNFFNQERQACMPRESQKCDYDRCDGRKDGFEVAEIDGCHHYIECVDGRETTPISCGDKYFDVVTQNCSATHLVYGACSS